AGAGCTTGGGAATTTCAGGACTCAGGCAGTCCTTGACAGGGGAAGGAACCACAGCAGATCCCAAAACTGGGAACAGCTCATCGCTCCTCCAATTCAGAGGGTGTTCGGAGGACAGCTGGACGAACCACCACCACTGGCTGCTGGTAAAGCTGGCCTTGAAGACAGGAGATATGTCCACAATCAACGCAGCTTTTGGAGATGGTGGTGTGGGAGAGGTTTACCCTGGAGGATGGATGATGGGGAAACTCAGCGGTGTTGAGCCTGGGGCAAACCTTTCCCTCCCCATGAGGGAAATCGGTCCTCAGGGTGTTGAATCTGGTCTGACTGATGAGAAATTGCTGGCAGCGGGGAATGGAGGAGGCGGCAAACCCAGCACCGGCGCTGTGAGAATGGCACGGGAGgatggagcagggcaggagcctgGTTTTCACCCAACCATGTCCTTTCCCAGCAGCTTCTCCCCAGATCCAGCCGAGGGCTCCTCTATATATTTCAGCGCGAGCACGGGAGGCATCTCCTTGCCCGGCACGGGGACAGCCACAGCTACGTGCATGGCCCTGGTGCAAAGGGATGGCGAAGCCCACGCTCCTCCAAGCTGcctgagaggaggaagaggaagggattTATCCTTTGAGATGGTGAGCATCAGCCCAATCCTGGGCGCTGGTGCCCACAAgcatctgcagagcagctcttcccTCGACAGCACAGGCGGCTCTTGGGTGGCGGGTCCCCCCAAAGAAGGCTTGCAGCCCATGGGGCCAGAGGGTGCCCTCATGGGGTCACATTGCTTTTGGGACACCCATGCTTGTGACACACAGGGGACTGTCATGAGGAACAAACTGAGGCCACCATGCTTCACCTCCACCCCCAAGGCTGACCCTAGATGCCCACTGGGAAgactgggggagctgggagaggggacagaCCCGTCTGGGTTGCTGGAGTGATCCTGTAAATTGTTGCACCATCACCATGGGTCAGCATTGGGGTGACCACCTCATCGACAGGGTATGGCAGGAGGTGGTAGGATATTAATGCTGGCCATGAAGACTGTCCCCATGGTGCCCCTCCTACCGGGCAGATGTGGTCCTTCATCACTGGGACATCaccttccctcccagtgcatctTCTATTTGCAGTTTTGGAGACCTTCAAAGGTCTTAAAAAGCCTTAAAATTCCAGGTTTAGGTATTTATTAAACTTATTTATGTAACAGTCCTGCTAGGCAGCTGGAGCATGCTGCCTTTGATGTATCTGTCACGATGTCTTGAATCATGTCCTTTAACAAGTGCCTATACAAGCTGCTGCCCTGTCCCAGCACGGAGATCTGGCTGCTGTCTCCAGGTGCTGCAATGCTGGCCAAAGCAGGCGTCTTCTCAGGACAAATAAGTGcctaaaccagaaaaataatgaattttactCTGAGGTGCCCTTCCTTCTGGGCAGAATAAGCCCTAAAGTAAGGCTTGGTGgtgcttgatttcttttttccacaccACGTTCATCGTGAGAGCTTTACCAACTCCATTTTCTGGGGCCACATAGGAGCCCAGAGCCTCTTCGTACTGCAAACCAAAACCTCAGGACTGTGAATTACAGACAAAAGCGTGCCCTGCTTGCTTGTGTACTGTCCTGCTTCCCCAAGTGGCCTTTTCTGCCCAGCTTCTTCCTTGCCCCCTTCCACCCAGCTGCAGATAATCCACATCTGGCTGGATGCTCCCTCCTAAATTTAGCCTCAAGCCAAATCTCAAAACAGATCTACATACTCCTGCCACCGTAAATTCCCCATTGCAGGCAGTGTTTATTTATATGGGGAATTAAAATCCTCAATACCGTGGTCTCAGAAATAGCTAATGCTTCCAGCCGGGCTGGGTGGACACGGGCTTGTGCCCAGGACGTGGTTTGATGTGTTGATTGAGGTCTGGTCAGCTGGGTGCCAGCTGGTGCACATCTGGCTGTGCCCTCCAGCTGTTGTCCTCCTGTGGACAGAACTCCAGCAGTGGCACAGggcaggaaaggcagcaggaaggGCAGGCACGCgatgaattatttaaaaaagcttCCATGTAGCGTTCACTGCTCAGGACTGACCCAGCCAGGTGTTTCTTCAAGCTGATCTGGGCACTGAAAACCCAGTTGGTGCCGGTTTCGGAGCGAAGCTGCTTTCCAGCGTGGTGAAAGCTCCGTGACCCGTTCGGGCACCAGCACCGCCGTGCTgtggctgtgctctgcagggaggaagCAGCCGCAGTGGCTTTTGCAGAGTCCTCCTCACTATGTGCATCacacagaaggcagcagagctgccgtGCCATTATGGAaattttttagtttgtttttctaCCTTTGATAATATATAATgatgattttaaaagcaaaccagcCTTTGCTGTGTCTGTGTCTCATGTCACGGGTGCATAGAAGCATGGAGAGGTCCTCTGTGGACCTTGCTGTAGGGGATGTTGGGCCTTGTTCTGCTGCGTTGCAAGCGAACCGCTGTGCAGCTTCCTGGCTGGATGTGACTTCACCTCCTCCCGTCTCCTTTGCAACTGTTCTCCCATCAGATTTTCTACCCATTCTGGTTCTACCCACCCCAAATCATGCTTTTTGTTTAACTGAGCatgatttttccctttctccagctgGAGGGTGTGCAAAGATAGGACACAGATATGAACAGGCACAGGACTCCAcagctcttcctttctctcttccccatacttttctcctgcagccccaggacaAGTTGCCTGTCAGGGCTTTGAAGAAGGGTTTGCATCCCAGCATCTTTCTAGCTGGGGCCACCTCAGTCTGTGGGACCTGGGCTCTCCGATGTGGCACGCACATAGCAGCGGCTGGGGGGGTTTGGTTGCTGTGGGCAAGTGTTTGGTTGCTTTGGGCTGTGTTCAAGGGACTGCCTTGAACAGCCATGGGTCTGTTTTAGCTGTAACTGCAAAAATTAATGAGGGTCATGAAACGGTTGGGAGAGCTACATCCTGCAGCTAAATGCTAGCTCTGTGGTGGCATGGGTTAACTGTACATGGTAAAGGTCCAACAGCACTGAGCAGCCATCGTGAAACTGTCCCATGGACcggtcaggaaagaaaatacagccaAACTGACAATTTTAAGAAAGTAGAGAAATACTTTTGGGCACAGGAGACAGGCATGCCTGAGGATTTTTCACTTCTCAGAGCACATCCATGATGCAGGGAGGGCCTGGAGGTGTGCCATGAGCTGACACCTCTGACCCTggaggaatcacagaatcccacgttggcagggacctcagggatcacctagtccaacctttctaggaagagccagcctagacaagacggcccagcaccctgtccaggcgactcctgaaggtgtcccacgtggccgagtcaaccccttccctgggttcccttcccttgtcctctccatgtgactccatgtaaaaagggagcctccatcttctctgtagctgccccttaagtcctggtacacggtgatgagatcccctctgagcctccttttctcaaggctgaacaaacccagctctcccagcctgtcctcatatggcagcttcccagtcctttgattatcttggtggcccttctctgggccccttccagcctgtccacatcctttttgtacagcggggaccagaactgcacgcGGCACTCCAGGTGcggcctgacaagcgctgagtagagagggatgatgacttctttctctctgctggcgatgccctttttgatgcaacccagcatcctgttggctgccttggccgcagcagccactgctcgctcatgttgagcttcctgcccaccaggacccccaggtccctttccacagagctgctctccagccaggtgcatcccagtctgtgctgcactcccggattatgttttcccaggtgcaggaccttacacttgtccttgttgaacttcataaggttcttgctgacccactcctccagcctatccagatctccctgcagagcagctctgccttctggagtgtctgcttccctgctcaatttggtgtcatctgcaaacttcatcaggctacacttgatgctgttatccagatcacttatgaaggtGTTGAAGGAGGTGGTTGTGGAAATCCCAGGTGGATCAAGGAGTGGCCAAGAGAGGGGGGACTCTGGGGACAGCTCCGGAGGGAGCATGGCTGGGGTACGGATGGGGGTGTAGGTGTGGGGCCATGTTCCCATGGCTTTGCTCCCTGATGATGGGAGATGATCACTGGTGAGATCCTGTTGTGCTTCCCCTCACCTTCTCCTTGGGAGCAAAGCGAAAACAGGTGAAATAATGTGGATTATCTGTCCTTAAAGTCTTCCAGCCTGCATGAGAGCCCTGTTGCACCCAGGGTCCAAGTCCTGTGTGCCGGGTACAATCCCAGTGCTGAACTACAGGTCTCCACCTATAGAAATGACCTATGTTTAGTTAAATCTAAAGCCCACTTTGGAGTAGGACTGTTCAGCTGCAAATCACAGCTCCAGATACCCCTCCCCAGCCTTCCCATCTCTGCGGGAGTGGGAAACTCGAGATGCCCCAATGAGCTGACGCACATCCAGATTTTTCCCCAACGCTGCCAGACAGAAGTCACGCTGGGGAGGTGTTTCTCCCCATAGCTCCTTGTTCCTTAGCCACCAGAGGGAGATGCTGCTCAAGGCCACAAAAGCAGACGCCTTGTTCCAGACCTTGCGTTCCCACCCAGCGCCTGGGTTATGGGAGAAGAGGGATGTGCAGGACTGATGCTGCTGTGGCATTGCAGATGGGGGCTGGTGGGAGTGAAATTGGGGGCTCTGGGATACTGAAGATGGCTGATACAATGCACAGTGAGTGCCTGGAGGAACATGGCCATGGTTGCAGGATGCTTCTTCCACCTCCCCAGGCATCACCAGGCCACAGGGAAAGCTTGGAGCCCCTGCCAAGGTCTCACTGAGGTAATATTCAGGGCCGGGAAGGGTGATATCCATCTGCAAATATCCCACGGTGACTTCAGGTCCAAAGGTGGTTGTGCAAGGGGAGCTGCCACCGACCACGTTGGACGCAGCATGGGAACCTGCTGGTTTGGTAGAACCAGCTCCAGCTGTCGCCACCGCAGTGCTGAGACCTGATCTTCGGCGGCGTACCCATGGAGCAGTGCACGTGGGCCTGGGTGGGTGACGTGGTCGCTCCCCGCTCTGGTCTGTCTTCACATCAACCTCAGAGCGCAGAGGTCCCACAAGGCCCAGCTCCTTGCTCTCCCTGGAGCAACGTGGTCCTGGGCGAATCCAAACCCGGGGCGTGAAGCTGCACGAGAAACTGCAGCTGGGGGAGAGTGTGGCAGAGGGGCGACGAAGCAACTGCTCAAGGGAACCggctgccttttcctccctgtgTCCCAAATGCTTGAGGACACCAAAGCAGACCCTCTGCTACTTCTTCAGCATTTCCTAGGAAAGCTCTTTTCAGATGAGATACGTTATCCTGAGCTAGACCCGAGGATCTGCCCTGCCTTGGGGATGCTCGTCACTAACGTTTGGGCTTCAGCCACTGCAGAAGGCCTGGAGTGGGGGGTGTCTCCAACCCATCACACTTGGCCAGATCATCCTGCGCTGTCACCTACCCTGGAATGGAAGATTTCTGCTCATTTGCCTCCTGTGAGCCTTTactgtttggtttggtttttacaGAAACCCCCTGCAGCGCTTTAGAGAGGCAGAGACCCGCGCCCCAGCCCAGGAGAGCTCAGTGCTACCGATGAGAGGAGCTCTCGTGGGCTGCGGAAGTGCAGCAagggagcagagagcaggaatCGACGGTGAACTTTGACAATGCAGGGAGTGACCCGCGGGCTCTCGAGGAGAACTGGCTGTGCCGCTCACCGGTGATCTGGAAAAAGCAGCGAACAGGCAGGAACGGAGGCTACGTCCCTAATAAATTAAACAATACCTGGGTGAGCACCTGGGCTCGGGGCCGTGGCCGTCCAGCCCGCTGGCACTGTCCCCTTGGCTTGTTGTTTTGAATCGGTCACTCTCATCCCTCTTTCaaggtgaaataaaataaagtggGTTGGAAAGGTACCGACGGGGCTCGAGGGttggcagcagccctgccccagccctgctgggatcTCGCCTTCCAGCAGCACCATTTTCTGCCTCCCTCTGCAGCCCGGTTTCCGAGCTCTGCCCATGGGCGCCAGGTTTCGGGGTCAGTTTTGCTCGACGCGCGGTGAAAAACATTCTCTCCAGCTCCGAGATGATGTAAGCCTCCTCCTGAACCCAGGAAAGATTTACCCggaaaaacatcttttcatttccaaataTATTGGAAGACAATGCTTGGGCATTACAGAAAATGCAAGTATTTGCCCTGGGGTTGCTATTTGCTTGGTTTTTGCCAAGCTGaaactctgaatatttttttcccccttattaAACAGTTTTGATTTGCCTCCAATCCCTTTTTGGTGTCTTTACTATTCCGGTAAGTGGCTTTGCCCAGGCTGCATCTCGGTGCCCACCGCTCTAAGGCTAAACAATaacacgggggggggggagttgCGGGGGGGGGGTAAACACGGCTAATCGGGACTTGCTTAATACAAACGACTGCTTAATGAGAACCCAGGGACTGTGCTTCCTGTGCTGGATTTGGCTGGAGGAAAACGCTCTGTGCTCTCAACACCAGGTTTGAGACGGCTCAGTTCCCTTGAACGCACTTGGAGCGGCTTTTCCCCCCTTCCGTGAATCCTCCCCCACGGCCACGGGATGGGATCTGCCACCACGAGGGATCTGTGGGGATccagggatgctggaggggccgggccggatcctgcgAGCTAAAGGAGCTGGTGCTTGTTTTGCTTGAAGggacatttttaaaacagaaatcctCTTTGTGCCTTGCATTCTCTAGGCAAAGCCGCCGAAGGGCCCTGCCCGCTCCCCGTAATGGCCTTCACGCTCCCTGGGGAGCTTTGGGGGGGCTTTTTAAGGGACTGGTTTCAATAAGTAACAGTGAACGTGGCACTGCTCTGCCCCGGGGACTCGGCTGAATCATCCCACCCTCAGTGCTGCGAAGCGTCCGGTGGCCgctgcatcccagccccagctgggatGTGGGTTCGGgaagggggtgggatggggagggcgCCCCACACCTCTGGCCTCTCCCCGGTTAATGTGGAAGGGGGGGAGATTTGGGGTTcggtgctggggctgtgggctCGGGGACGGTGCGGGGGCAGGTGGGTGTCAGGGTGTGCGCagggaggtgggtgctgggcCACGGGTGGGTGCCAGGCGCTGTTGTGGCTGGGCATGCGTGGGGAGGTGGGTGCAGTGTGGGCAGGTGCCCAGATGTGCACGTTGGGTGGGTGCAGACGCTGGTTGGCATCCAGCTGTGCACGGCGCGTGGGCACAGGTGTGGGCAGGTGTCCAGATGTCCACGGTAGGTGGGTGCAGAtgtgcctgggcacccagaCGTGTACATTAGGTGGGCATCCAGCTGTGCACAGTGGGCGGGCacaggggtgggtgggtgtcGAGACATGCACGGTAGGTGGGTTCAGATGTGCGTGGGTGTCCAGATGTGCACGTTGAGTGGGTGCAGACGCTGGTGGCCATCCAGCCATACATGATGGGTGGGCACAGGGGTGGGTGGGCAcaggggggggtgggtgggtgcctGGATGTGCACGGTAAGCGGGTGCAGGGGTGGGCGGGCGTCGAGACGCGCACAGTAGGTGGGTGCAGATGCGAGTGGGCGTCCCAGACGTGCTCCATAGCTGGGTGCAGATGCGGCGGTGTGCGGGCGGCAGGTGGGCGCCGAGCCCGGTGggcgcccccagccccccgcggAGCCCCGGGGCCGCgcgcggggctgcgggggcggccgcgggtgggcggcggtggcggctggggaggcgggggccggggcgggcggcggggaggggtcAGGCGGCGGCGCCTGCGCGGGGCCGTGGCGGAGCTCCGCGAAGTTGCGTGGGGGCCCGGGGAAGTTTGCAGCgctgggcggcggcggggcggcggggcggcggttCCCGCTCCCGCACCCGCTCCCGCAGCGCTCCGCGCCCCTCCCGGCGCGGCCATGGCTTTCCGCCGGCGGCCAAGAGCCACCCGCTCTTCAGCCAGGAGTTCCTCATCCACAACCACGCCGACATCGGCTTCTGCCTGGTGCTCATCGTCCTCATCGCCCTCATGTTCGAGGtgagacaccccccccacccgcctccccctccccctccccctccccccccccagacaccctccacccccaccGGGGTCAACCCCACCCGGGACCGGCTGTGTGcgtgacccccccccccacccgtgTGCACCCGGGGCGTCCGGGGTGCCCCCCGCTCTGTGCTGCAGGGGGTGTCGacgtccccctccccccggctCTGCCTCAGGGGGTGCCCGGGGTGCTGCGCCCCTGCGAGGTGACCCTGTCCCACttggggagggggctgtggggtgcgGGACCCCTCCGTCCCTCAGGCACCAAGTGCTACCCCATTCATTTCTCATCTCTCTCCCACCAGCAGAGAGGTGTGTCCCCCCTCCAAAATCCCCGTGGGGACGCGGCCCGGTGCTGGTTTTCGGGGTGGCGCATCCTTCTGTCACCGCCAGCCCTGCCCGGGGTCCCCGGCTGCAGGCGGGGAGCACAGGGGGTGCCGAGCCCCCTTCTCCCGCAAACCCACCACTGCTGCTGGGGACGATCCCTGCCCCGCGCTGCTTCCCGAGCACAGAGGGGTGCATCAGCCGCCCCACCTCACACCAGAAGTGAAGCCCTCACTGATCTTTCCAGCTATTGGAAATGGgggtaacatttttttttgcctttttttttttttaacattagcCCTTTTCCAGGTGTTTTCTCCACAGCCTGCTGACCCTACGCCGTGGGACGAGCACGGGGGCTCCTGGGCCTCGTGCAGACGCCAGTGGCTCCCCGGCCTTTCCCCATCCCAGCCATCCCGCTCCACCACAGGCCGTGAGAAGGCATCCCTGGCTGCTCCATGGGAAACCTTCGCCCAGCCAGGGCAGCCGGAGCCCCCCGGGAAGGCCGCTGCCCCGCTGCCACCCCAGCACTGTGCGGAGCCATGCTGGGAATGCCGCACTCCCCCTGCTCCgtctccttccctcccagtttgctttttcctttcctctttcgGGGAGGAGACAGGGGAGGGCTGGAGGCCACCACTGCCATGCAGCTTCGCTCCGCTCCGAGCACCCTCCGCGGAGGCACCTCGGGTGGCTGCGAGCCGTGGTCAGCTCGGCCGGATCGGACCCCCCCTGCTTCCCCCGCGCAAACCCTCCCCTTCAGCGCAGTGCCACGTTTCAAAGCAAATCCGGATGGGAAAGGGGTGGCCGGGGGGCCTGGCGGAGGAGGAAAGGCTCCTTCTGTAGCAAATCGCAGGAGGAGGAAATCCATTTCCTTAATACCCTCCTGGTGGCAGCCCCCTTCTTTTTTCAaacctccccccacccttttttCCTACAAATGCATTGAATGAGTGAGTCGCTTCCAGTGCACAAAACCCTTTCCATGTGTTTGTccacatatatatatacttatatttatttaagggccggggggggggtggttCAAAACTAACCCGGGAGGGCCAGCTGTATTGTAAAACCACATGCAAATGCTGCAAAGTTGGGCTGCAAGTTTCGTAGTTgtactttagaaaaaaaaaaggcactgagaTTGCATCTCTGTCAGGGtttctccctgcagctggtTTTTTCAGGGTGCTGGCGCCTGCGGTTACACGCTGGGTACCCCGTCCTGGTGAGGTGGTACCCGGGCTCTCTGCCACAAGGGCTTTTGGTTGATGTGATGCTCCGAGGGCAAGTTTTTGAAATGTGATGTGATGAAACCCCCCTGTGGAGGTGGTGGCAGGGAGGGTTTTGtggcatttctgattttttttttttttttaaatatcttttggTTAAAACTCCCTTGGTTGTTGAGAGGCAGCAGTTTCCTGCTGGTGCTGCCGCTCTCCTGGCGGACCTCAGGGAGACGGTGCTC
This Phalacrocorax aristotelis chromosome 3, bGulAri2.1, whole genome shotgun sequence DNA region includes the following protein-coding sequences:
- the XKR5 gene encoding XK-related protein 5 isoform X2, whose translation is MVVKAGGSAHAREVLAQHGDVCVLRLLEALLQTLPHLLLQAYIVVAVDPAGFVPGVSAGLSLLSLAWALVSYSRFACLLKPGHLCPPATAILCLLLWRTGMLGTRVLALVLFARLYSFWVFAVAGVHWLLMSFWLVAQQTNIVAQPCRWRLFNCLVGAVYIFCYINVRAGPSKHRVAVFYAIMLMENTLLLLLATRFLQAELRTSLCVTGAVMSGSVIGAAALVVYYSLLHPKSAEIWQGFLETTCSAAAAGEDEVAGDGSQAGQSLGISGLRQSLTGEGTTADPKTGNSSSLLQFRGCSEDSWTNHHHWLLVKLALKTGDMSTINAAFGDGGVGEVYPGGWMMGKLSGVEPGANLSLPMREIGPQGVESGLTDEKLLAAGNGGGGKPSTGAVRMAREDGAGQEPGFHPTMSFPSSFSPDPAEGSSIYFSASTGGISLPGTGTATATCMALVQRDGEAHAPPSCLRGGRGRDLSFEMVSISPILGAGAHKHLQSSSSLDSTGGSWVAGPPKEGLQPMGPEGALMGSHCFWDTHACDTQGTVMRNKLRPPCFTSTPKADPRCPLGRLGELGEGTDPSGLLE